Genomic segment of Cytophagia bacterium CHB2:
GCGAGCATCACGTATGTGCTCGGCTCGAACACCGGCGAAAATCGCGTGCGATCTTCCTCCTCGGGCTTGCTGAATTCGCCGCTGATCTTTGTGTTGAACGCGGTGAATAATCCCGCGCGCAACCTGCAGTTGATTTCCGGCAACAACCAAACCGGCGTGATTTTGGAAAACCTCCTGCAGCCGCTGGTGGTGAGTGTTACGGATAACGACAATCGTCCGGTGGCAGGTAAGCCGGTCAAATTTGAAGTCACGTTCGGCGGCGGCCAGGTTAACGGCGGCCAAAGCGCGACAGTGAACAGCGATGAATTCGGCCAGGCAAAAGTCACGTGGCGGCTCGGCCCGAGCGCGGGCTTGAATGTCGCGCGCGCCAGCGGCACGAATTTGAGCAATTCTCCCATTGATTTTCAAGCGCAAGCGCGCACCGGCCTGCCGGCGAACCTGGTGCTGGTAAGCGGCAACAATGTCGCCGGCCCGGTGAATCAGCAAGTGGCTGTGCCGCAAGTGGTACGCGTAACCGACGCCAACGGCAATGGCATCGACGGTGTGCCGGTGATTTTCGAATTGGTGCAAGGCACGGGTCAGCTTTCCAGGGGTTTTGTGGCCACGGAGACCGGCGGCTTCGCCTCGACGCAAATCACCTTCGATAGCCAGAGCGGTGCGCGCAAGATTCGCGCAAGCTCGAATGGTCTGGCAAACTCTCCGGTGTTCTTTACCGTGACGGCGACGCCGAGCACGGCCACGGCCATGCAGGCGGTGAGCCGCACGAATAATCAAACCGGCACTGCCGGCCTGCCGTTGAATTTCCCGCTGCAAACATTGGTTACCGATGCCTTCGGCAACCCGATTGCCGGTGTAGCAATCAACTACGTCGTCAAACAAGGCGGCGGCAATTTTGCGGGACAGGCGGCGGCGACAGTCACCACCAACAGCCTCGGCATTGCACAAGTGCCGTGGACCGTGGGCGCCGGCGCTAATGCTGCCGAAGCTCTCGGCACCGGCTTGCTGGGCTCGCCGATTGAGTTCAAGGCGACCGGTGTAAGCAACAACAACTTCCCGATTTTTGTCGATGTGCCGAATCAAACCGCCATCGAGGGCGATCGCATCGAATTCGTGGTGAGCGCTTCGGATGCAGACAACGATGTGTTGCGCTACGGCGCTTCGAATCTGCCGCCCGGGGCCGTGTTTGATTCGCTCGGTACCCGCATTTTCACCTGGCAAACGGATTTGAACAGCGCGGGCCGCTATGACGTCAGCTTCTTTGCGTATGATACGCGCGGCGGTAAAGATGAAGAGATCGTGATCATCGAGGTCGCGAATCGCAATCAACCGCCGGAGATCGTCAGCCGCGTGCCGGCGCAACAAGATTCCGTCGTGCTCGGCGGCAAATTTACCATGCGCCTCAACGCCACGGACCCGGATGGCGATCTGTTGAGCTACCGCTGGTATCTCAATGGCGAGTTGACCAGCGCGCTCACGAATACCTTCGACTTCGACAGTCAAATCAAATTCAACTGGGTCGAGGCCTGGGTGTTCGATCAGGAAGACACAGTGAAATCCTATTGGGTCATCAAAACGCCGGTGGAATTGCAAACCTTCAGCGCCACGCTGGTGGAAGGCAAAGGCGTGCGGTTGGATTGGGTCACCTCCAGCGAAAGCGACAACGCCGGCTTCAATCTCTTGCGCAGCCGGTCGCGTGACGGCCAGTATGAGAGCATCAGCATGCAAATCATCGCGCCCAGCCTTGACGGCAAGTACACGTTTCTCGACGCCGAGGTTGAGGTCAACGCGCGTTATTTTTATAAACTCGAAGACATCGATCTCAATGGCAACATTAATGTACACGGCCCGGTGGAGATCACTGTTGCGCCGCCGGCGAAGTTCGATTTGAGCCAGAACTTCCCCAACCCGTTCAACCCGTCGACGAACATTCGCTATCAATTGCCGCAGGATGCGCGGGTGAAGCTGGTGATCTTCAATGTGCTTGGCCAGGAAGTGCGCGAGTTGGTGAATACCATCGAGAAGGCCGGCTATCACACGGTGGTATGGGATGGCCGCGACCAGCGTGGAAATCTGGCGCCCACGGGCATTTATCACTACCGCCTCGAAGCCGCCGGCCAGGTGATGGTGAAGCGCATGGTGCTGGCAAAGTAAGCAGTGGCCGGACGAATCGTCGCGTCAACCATCATGAATTTAGAATGGTTAATTTTTAATTGATAATTCTCGATTAACCATTAACAATTGACCATTCCCAGTGTGTGTGTTGCATTCACGCGATCCCTCTGAAAAACAAAATCCCATCGTGTCAAACTCGACGCGGTGGGATTTTTTATTGGAAAAAGCCCTTGCACAAAGGCAAATTTACATATAGATTCCCGTCATGAAAGTTGAAACGACAATCTCACTGGCGCCCGAGCTTTTGCACGAACTCGATCGTATCCTGGCAAACAATGGCCACGGTTCGCTTTCAGAACTGATTGAGGAGGCGTTGCGCAGCTTTCTGCTGCAGCGGGAACAAGCGGTGCGGGGCAGCGATGATTTGGAGTTGATCAACCGAAATGCTGTTCGCCTGAATCAAGAAGCGAAGGACGTACTCACGTATCAGGTGGAGTGGTGAAACGAGGGGATTTATATCGCGTTTACAAGGGCACTGAGCGCGATCCCAAAAAGGCTCGTGTCTTTGTCATCGTTAGCCGGCAGGTGTTGATCGACTCGTGCTTTTCAACCGTGATTTGTGCGCCGGTTTATTCCGTGCATGACGGTCTCTCAACTCAAGTCGAGGTAGGAATAGATGAGGGATTGAAACACATTAGTGGTCTGTCACCTTAATTTGTATGAGTGCCTCTCGAAATGTCATCCAGACGGGATCTAGTGAAGTACTCGGCATTAGGCCTAGAACTTCACAAGGTCCCTCCGGGATGACAGAACGAAGAGGGATATATTTTTTAAGGTAACAGTGCACTAGCCGAATACATTGCGATGAATTGATTAGCATTCCAAAAGCAAAACTCACTGACTATATTGGTTCGTTATCGTCTGCAAAGATTGCTCTGCTTGACTTAGCCCTGCAAGAGGCCTTGGCGTTGCACTGATGTTTCGATTTTGACGACAATGTCTCAGCAGTTTTCTAAAAATTGAAATCCCACGGCGTCATATTTGACGCGGTGGGATTTTTTTTGGAAAAAGCCCTTGCACAAGCAATTTATTAAATTTAGATTCGATGAATCACAGTATGGCTTGCTTGTTTGATGATTCAAAATTAAATGGCCTCGACAACTCATGCTTCCAGAAAATATTTTACCGCTGCTGGGCCTGGCGCGGCGCGCCGGCAAAATCGTGATCGGTCATGACGCGGTTCGCCGCGTCGTGCGCGAACACGGCCGGGAGATTCTCCTCATTTTTGCTGAAGATGTCGCGGCGGCCGCCCGGCGGCGTGTGTTATATGGCGCTACGGATGTCCGCCAGTTGACTGCGGCTACGAAACAAGAATGGGGCAACTACTGGGGACGGCCCGAGGTCGGCGTGTTTGCGGTGACGGACAAAAATTTTGCGCAAGGAATTTTTGACAAAGCCGGAACGGCGCAGGATGGGTAACAAGGTTTCACTCAGCTCCTCTGAGAATCGCTCAAGCACAATCGCCGAACGCAAAGCGAGCCTGCGCGCGCATCTCAAAAATTTACGCCGGAATTTTTCGCAGCCGGAGCGACAACCGGCGAACGCCGCCATTTTTGCACACACCATGAGTTTGCCGGAATACCGCGCGGCCGAGGCGATTCACACCTTTGTCTCGTGGCGCGATGAAGTTGATACGCATGCAATCATAAAGGCCTCGTTCGCCGCAGGCAAGCGTGTTGCTGTGCCGCGCGTGCCGCCGGACAAATCACAATTGGAACATTATTTCATTTCCGATTTTGCGGCCCTGGTTCCCGGAACGCTCGGCATTCTCGAACCCTCGTCCGGCCCGGGAGTGCAGTCGATTCCGGCAAACACGCACGTCGATGTGATTTTCGTGCCGGGACTCGCTTTCGATCGCAGCGGAAACCGTTTGGGATACGGCCGGGCGTACTACGATCAGTTTCTCGCAGAAACAAAAGCGCTCAAAATCGGCCTGGCGTTCGCGCTGCAAATTGTGGAGGAGGTTCCGGTCGCGCCCCACGATCAGCGTGTTGACCTGATTATCACCGAGCAGGAAGTGATTCGAACCGCAATGGAAAATGCGCCTCAGCGTCGATAACGCAACCCGGCGCCA
This window contains:
- a CDS encoding ribbon-helix-helix protein, CopG family; its protein translation is MKVETTISLAPELLHELDRILANNGHGSLSELIEEALRSFLLQREQAVRGSDDLELINRNAVRLNQEAKDVLTYQVEW
- a CDS encoding 5-formyltetrahydrofolate cyclo-ligase — protein: MGNKVSLSSSENRSSTIAERKASLRAHLKNLRRNFSQPERQPANAAIFAHTMSLPEYRAAEAIHTFVSWRDEVDTHAIIKASFAAGKRVAVPRVPPDKSQLEHYFISDFAALVPGTLGILEPSSGPGVQSIPANTHVDVIFVPGLAFDRSGNRLGYGRAYYDQFLAETKALKIGLAFALQIVEEVPVAPHDQRVDLIITEQEVIRTAMENAPQRR
- a CDS encoding T9SS type A sorting domain-containing protein encodes the protein VLTNDQGRAQITLTLGATSGLYNNKVQARAFNGSLELQNSPIIFVATATPSNARAMSLLAGNRQQGLAGEPLAERLRVKVVDGQNNPIKDHPVRFRSNGAANGTFSKTGATDTTAITDANGIARVTWILGSTILPDSQSVTVSANDGIQNLQGSPATFKAAAIAGLPNAVTSTITATGPVAANGQSRSNITVTVKDKFGNVIADKPVQLIVSGTNNDIQQTGATNAQGVATGSLASTKAEVKVITAKVDGVYEIKPGANVRFNPLAATQMAVLGGHSQTGNVNTALAEPLRVKVLDQFGNGVSNVPVDFTIEAGGGRLLDSSPVATDTNGVASITYVLGSNTGENRVRSSSSGLLNSPLIFVLNAVNNPARNLQLISGNNQTGVILENLLQPLVVSVTDNDNRPVAGKPVKFEVTFGGGQVNGGQSATVNSDEFGQAKVTWRLGPSAGLNVARASGTNLSNSPIDFQAQARTGLPANLVLVSGNNVAGPVNQQVAVPQVVRVTDANGNGIDGVPVIFELVQGTGQLSRGFVATETGGFASTQITFDSQSGARKIRASSNGLANSPVFFTVTATPSTATAMQAVSRTNNQTGTAGLPLNFPLQTLVTDAFGNPIAGVAINYVVKQGGGNFAGQAAATVTTNSLGIAQVPWTVGAGANAAEALGTGLLGSPIEFKATGVSNNNFPIFVDVPNQTAIEGDRIEFVVSASDADNDVLRYGASNLPPGAVFDSLGTRIFTWQTDLNSAGRYDVSFFAYDTRGGKDEEIVIIEVANRNQPPEIVSRVPAQQDSVVLGGKFTMRLNATDPDGDLLSYRWYLNGELTSALTNTFDFDSQIKFNWVEAWVFDQEDTVKSYWVIKTPVELQTFSATLVEGKGVRLDWVTSSESDNAGFNLLRSRSRDGQYESISMQIIAPSLDGKYTFLDAEVEVNARYFYKLEDIDLNGNINVHGPVEITVAPPAKFDLSQNFPNPFNPSTNIRYQLPQDARVKLVIFNVLGQEVRELVNTIEKAGYHTVVWDGRDQRGNLAPTGIYHYRLEAAGQVMVKRMVLAK